From the genome of Thermoflexus hugenholtzii, one region includes:
- a CDS encoding tetratricopeptide repeat protein → MGILDALFGKDDLGEGMQRLLRGEYEEAIERFTRVLERDPGNAQAWFHRGMAHLESGRPEAAIRDFTESLRRREEPEAYYNRAMAWLDLRDLERALADLDAALRLDPEDAEAWNMRAIVEAERGNYARALRDIREAIERGHPSGFVNQATILERAGRLREALASLDRAIEERPDDVMAWAKRGLLRERLGDLEGARRDLREAWRRRRKLEEEGREELLARVEEALRRLG, encoded by the coding sequence ATGGGGATCCTGGACGCATTGTTCGGGAAGGATGACCTGGGGGAGGGCATGCAGAGGCTGTTGCGGGGGGAATATGAGGAGGCGATTGAGCGGTTCACCCGGGTTCTGGAGCGGGATCCCGGGAATGCTCAGGCGTGGTTTCATCGGGGGATGGCGCATCTGGAGAGCGGGCGGCCGGAGGCGGCGATCCGGGATTTCACGGAGAGCCTGCGGCGGAGGGAGGAGCCGGAGGCGTATTACAACCGGGCGATGGCCTGGCTGGATCTGCGGGATCTGGAGCGGGCGCTGGCCGATCTGGACGCTGCCCTGCGGCTGGATCCGGAGGACGCGGAGGCCTGGAACATGCGGGCGATTGTGGAGGCGGAGCGGGGGAACTATGCGCGGGCCTTGCGGGACATCCGAGAGGCGATCGAGCGGGGACATCCTTCCGGGTTTGTGAATCAGGCGACCATCCTGGAGCGGGCGGGGCGGCTGCGGGAGGCGCTGGCGAGCCTGGATCGGGCGATCGAAGAGCGACCGGATGATGTGATGGCCTGGGCGAAGCGGGGTCTGCTGCGGGAGCGGTTAGGGGATCTGGAGGGGGCGCGCCGGGATCTTCGGGAGGCGTGGCGGCGGCGGAGGAAGCTGGAGGAAGAGGGCCGGGAGGAGCTGCTGGCCCGAGTGGAGGAGGCGCTGCGGCGGCTCGGGTAG